Below is a genomic region from Brucella sp. BE17.
CATAATCGGCACTGTTATCGGTCGAGGTGCCGATCTTGAGCGCTTCCACTCGCGGGATCAGCTTTTCCATGAGACGGTTGGCAGTATCCTCACCAACCGGAACGGCCACCGAAATAGCCATGCAGCGTTCACCCGCCGAACCGTAACCGGCACCAATAAGCGCATCCACCGTCTGGTCCATATCCGCATCCGGCATGATAAGAAGATGGTTCTTTGCACCGCCAAAGCATTGTACGCGCTTGCCGTTCGAGCAGCCGCGACCGTAGATATATTGCGCAATCGGCGTCGAGCCGACAAAGCCGATGGCCTGAATATCGGGATCGTCCAGCAGCGCATCGACCGCTTCCTTGTCACCATTGACGACATTGAAAATGCCTGCCGGAAGTCCGGCTTCAAGGAACAGTTCGGCCAGACGCATCGGCACACCCGGATCGCGCTCGGACGGCTTTAAAACAAACGCATTGCCGCAGGCGATGGCCGGACCGGCCTTCCAGAGCGGAATCATCGCCGGGAAGTTGAAGGGGGTAATGCCAGCAACCACACCAAGCGGCTGGCGCATGGAATAGGTGTCGATGCCTGGGCCGGCGTTGTCGGAATATTCGCCCTTCATCATGTGCGGCGCACCAAGGCACACTTCAACCACTTCCAACCCGCGCTGGATATCGCCCTTGGCGTCAGCAATGGTCTTGCCGTGCTCGCGAGCCAGTAATTCAGCAAGGCTGTCATATTCAGCTTCGACCAGCTCAAGAAAGCGGCGCAACACTCGCACCCGGCGCTGCGGATTGGTTGCCGCCCATGCGGGCTGTGCCACTTTGGCGTTTTCAACGGCGGCACGCACCTCTTCCTTCGAAGCCAGCGCAACTGTTGCCTGAACGCTGCCGTCCAGCGGCTGAAAAACGTCTGTCGCGCGTCCGCTTTTGCCTGCCACATGCTTGCCGCCGATGAAATGTCCGATCGTGCGCATCCCAAAACCTCCGTTATGATCCGTCGGGCCATCTTGGCTTTGCAAAAACATGATTGCAAGGCCTTCAAAAGCGTATCCGTTGTGCATTTTTTATAGTAATCATGCCAGTCATGAACTGGGATGATATTCGCATATTTCTGGCTGTAGCCCGCGCAGGACAAATACTGGGCGCGGCCAAAAGGCTGGACCTCAATCATACCACCGTTGCAAGGCGCCTGACGGCACTTGAAACATCGCTTTCGACAACATTGCTCACGCGCCGCACCAATGGCTCGAGTTTGACGCAGGCGGGTGAAGAATTTCTGCTTGCAGCCGAGCGTATGGAAGCGGAAATGCTGGCCGCACGCGCACAGGTCGGTGACGCGGATATCGCCATATCCGGCACGGTGCGTATTGGTGCGCCCGATGGTTTTGGCGTGCGCTTTCTGGCCCCGCGTCTGGCGCAACTGGCCAGACAATATCCCGACCTAACGATACAACTGGTGCCGGTTCCACGCTCCTTTTCGTTGTCGCGACGCGAGGCCGATATCGCCATTACAGTAGAGCGTCCTGAGCAGGGGCGGCTCATCGCCCGCAGACTTGTGGATTATACGCTTGGGCTTTTTGCGCATAAGGATTATCTGGCAGAATATGGTGTGCCGGAGACTGTGGATGCACTGTCGAAACATCGTCTGATCGGTTATGTCGACGATCTGGTGATTACGCCTTCGCTCGCCTATGCCCTGGAAATCAGTCGCGACTGGAAACCGGGTTTTGAGGTATCAAGTGCGCTTGGTCAGACCGAAGCGGTACGAGCGGGCGGCGGTATTGGCATTTTACATGCCTTCATCGCCCGCGCCGATCCCGATCTGGTCGCAGTTCTTCCAGAGCGGTCGATAAAGCGCTCCTACTGGCTTTCCTATCATGAAACAGCGCGCACCTTGCGCCGGGTAACGGCTGTGGCCGCACTGATTTCAGAACTGGTCGAAAAGGAAAAATCCCTTTTCAGTTGATCATTTCAACCGCATATAAATGATCATGACCAGAACAATCATGATGATCGGCACGAACAGCGCATCAAGCCCGATGAAATAATGGCCGAAGCCGCCTAATACCGCACCCATCATGAGGGACAACCAGACAGCCATATGCTGTAGCCAGCGCCATCGCGGTGTTTCACCGCGCAATGAACAGGCAAAATCCGCAGCCGCATTAAACAGAGTTCCTGTCACATAAGTAACGCCCAAACGCGCAGCCCCAATGGGTTGCACGGCAGCGTTCTGTGCGCCCATGGCGGCGGCAAGCAGCAGCACCGGCTGAACGATCAGCGCGCCATCGCGCCGCAACAGGCTTACAAACAGCAGGATCGCCACCACGCTTGCCATGACGTAGAGACTGCCCCAGCGGCCATAGGTACGGACCGTCAGGGTGCCAAAAAATGCGCCGCCGAAGAACAGCACGATGAGGGCTGCGGGAAACCAGATCAACACGTCGCCTTGCGGACCGGGTTGACCGGCAATGGCGGCCCCAAGCTGCGTGGTGTTGCCACTCATGAAGGACGCGTAAAAGCCGCCCAGCTGCAGAAAGGCGATAGCATCGACAAAGCCAGCCGCTGCGGTAAGCGCAAGACCAAGGGTCAGTTTGGAATTCGGGGTCATGTCAAGAATCTTACGAAAACAACCCGACCTTGTGCAGCCGGGTTAATTCAGGAGTGACGCACAGCTCAATGGGGGTGAGGCGTCTATTGCGTCAAGCCGGAGAGCGGACGCCTCATATAAGTTCAGGCGCGTTTGATAATGCGCAGAATAATCAGCAGGATTGCCGCACCGATAAAGGCGTTGACGATGTCCTGAATAAGGCCGCCACCGACCGAGAAACCCAGGCGCGGCAAAAGCCAGCCGGCGAAAAATGCGCCAATGACACCAACAATGATATTGCCGAACAGTCCGAAACCGCCGCCTTGTACGATCTTGCCAGCAAGCCAGCCTGCGATAAGGCCGACGAACAGAAACGCGATGAGACTTCCTACTTCCATCCCTCAATCTCCTTTTCGGGCTGTTTTATCCAGCACAGCCGATGCGACAGTTTGACAACATGTCGCCGCACCGCACAAGAGGGCAACGCTCTATCTGGCAAAAATCATCCCGCAAGATGCTGGAAAGTCGCGACAACCTGATCGTAAAGCTTACGCTTGAACGGTACGATCAGTTGCGGCAGTTCCGCCATCGGCCTCCATTGCCACTGATCGAACTCAGCCGTATGCCCACCCGGCGGCGGATTGATTGCGATCTCACTCTCATCGCCCTCAAAGCGATAGGCGAACCATTTCTGAGTCTGACCGCGATATTTTCCCTTAAGTGCCAACCCCATAAGATGCGCTGGCAGATCGTAGTTGATCCAGTCGGGCGCTTCTTCCAGCAGAGTGACCGACTGCATACCTGTTTCCTCGTAAAGCTCGCGCAAGGCGGCCGCTGCCGGATCTTCACCTTTGTCGATACCACCCTGCGGCATCTGCCAGAGCTGCGTGGCCCCATCCATCTCACCCTCGGGCATGACGATGCGCCGTCCGGCCCAGACCAGCCCTTGCCTGTTGAGAACCATCAACCCGACGCAGGGCCGGTAAGGCAGGCTTTCGGGATCGACCGGGATTTTACGTTTTGACATTGCATACTCCAAGGTGCTGCATTCTTCGCACTATAGGCAATTCTCTATCGCCTGGTTATTGTAGAATAGATGATATCTGTATCAGAAAGAAAAACGCGGAAGCAAAGCTCCCGCGTTTTCGATATTTTCTGACATCTTCTGAAATCAGTTCAGAACGCCTTTTTTCGGATCCGGCGGGAAAGCGGCGTTGGCTACTTCACCACGCAGAAGTTTCAGCGCTTCATTGAGCTGAATATCGTCTTTTGCCTCAGCCGGAACATAGGCCGAAGAACCGGACCCATTATCGTCTTCGGCGTTGCCCTTGATATGGCCCTTGAGTTCGGACTCGCCGCGAACGACATCCTCTCCCTTCAGCTCAGGCGGCAGCGGTTGCTCGACCTTGATGTCCGGCGTTATGCCCTTGCCCTGGATCGACTTGCCCGACGGCGTATAATAAAGTGCTGTGGTCAGACGCAACGAGCCATTCTCGCCAAGTGGGATGATCGTCTGCACCGACCCCTTGCCGAAGGATTGCGTGCCCAAAACCGTAGCGCGGCGATGATCCTGCAATGCGCCGGCGACGATTTCCGAGGCACTGGCCGAACCGCCGTTAATAAGCACGATCACCGGTTTGCCGCTCGTAAGGTCGCCCTTGCGGGCATCAAACCGGGTCACGTCCTGTGGGTCACGACCACGGGTCGACACGACTTCACCCTTGTCAAGGAAGGCATCGGAAACAGCGACTGCCTGATCAAGCAAGCCGCCCGGATTGAGCCGCAGATCAAGCACATAACCCTTTAGCCTTTCGCCCGGCAGCTTTTCCTGAATATCCTTGATGGCCTTCTTGAGATCTTCAGCAGTCTGTTCGGTAAAAGAAATGACGCGAAGATAACCGACATCGTTCTCGACGCGATATCGAACCGCCTTGACCTTGATGACCGCACGCTCGATCTTCAGCGTTATCGGCTTGTCGGCTTCCTTGCGCAGGATCGTCAGCTCGATGGGCTCCCCGACAGCACCACGCATCTTTTCGACCGCATCGGCAAGACTTAAGCCCCGCACTTCCTGACCGTCTATCTTGGTGATAAGGTCGCCAGCCAGAACGCCGGCCTTGGATGCAGGCGTATCATCGATAGGCGCGATAACCTTGACAAGGTCATTGTCCATGGTCACTTCGATGCCCAAGCCCCCGAACTCACCCTTTGTCTGCACGCGCATATCCTGCGCGGCTTCCGGGTTGAGATAGGAAGAATGCGGATCCAGTGAGGTCAACATGCCGTTGATTGCGTTTTCTGTCAGCTTCTTGTCATCGGGCGGCGTCACATATTGCGCGCGCACACGTTCGAAGATGTCGCCAAACAACGCCAGATCCTTATAGACATCGCTGTCTTTGGCGGCGGCAAAGGCACTGGAAGCCGGTGCGCCCTGGACCATCACAATGGCTGATGCTCCCATAAGGGCCCCGGCGAACAGCAGTGACAGTTTACGTATCATTTTCACGTCCTTCCAGAAAGCCGTTCGGACCACCATGGGGCCGGATCAACGGGTTTTCCATCCTTTCGAAACTCAATGTAAAGCAACGGCGCGCCATTGCCCACCTCTATCGGTGCAACACTTGCGAGAAGTTTTTCTCCCATTGCGCCAACCGGCTCTCCAGCAAGCACGAACTGACCCTGCGATACGTCGATTCGCCCCATACCTGCCATGACGATATGATATCCGTTGCCTGCATCAAGTATCAAGAGTTGACCGTAAGAACGGAAAGTCCCCGCATAGAGTATAACGCCATCGGAAGGTGACGTAATCGTGGCGGAAGGCTGGGTTTCAACCACCTGCCCCATCATCGTGCCTCCGGCGCCATCCTTCTGTCCGAAATTGCGCGCCGTCTTACCTGCTGCCGGTAGAACGAGCCGTCCCTGCAATGACGCAAAATCGGTCTGCGCACGCAAATGGCTGTTGTCGGGCACCGCTTCTCCCGCCCTTTCGCGCGCCGCAGCAAGCCTGTCGGCTTCTGCCTTTCGCGCTGCATCCGCAGCCCCCCGCACGCTTGCCATCTGCTCATCAAGCGAGCTGATCAGCTCCTTGAGGCTTCCGGCTTTCGCCGCGAGCGCTTCGGACTGTTTACGCTGTGCCATCAATTCCTGCTCAGAGATGGCGTGCAATTTTTTCTTCTCTTCAAGAAGAAGTGATTGCCGCTTGTGCTCTTCCGCCTGTTCCAGGCGCGCCTGTTGCAGCTTTTGCTGTTCCTGGGCGATGGAGGCGGTAACACGCTGCATGTCCTTGAGGTCGCCCGTCAGCTCTTCCACCTGCTGGCGCATTTCGGGCACGACTGCTCCGAGCAACACAGCACTCCTGACCGATGCGAGCGCATCGTCGGGACGCACCAGAATGGCAGGCGGCGGGTTTAATCCCATGCGCTGGAGCGCTGCCAGCACTTCCGCCAAAACTCCGCGCCGTGAACGCAGCGAGGCACGGATGCCGTTCTCCTGTTCGCGCAACGCTGCCAGCTTGTCGGCGATATCCGATATATCCTGCTGTAACTTCTTGTCAGTTTTGGCAGACTGGATCAGTGCTGCCGTTATCGTGTCCTGATCTTTTTTCAAACCCGAAACTTCGTCTTCAAGCTGTTTCAGCTTGTCGCCGGTGAGGTTAAGTTCGCTGCTGAGTTTTTCAAACTCACTCGCCGCCTCGTCGCGTTTGGTTTGCAAAGCGTCCTGCGCCTGCGCCGGCAACATGACGAATCCAATGCCCATCGCGACAAGACTTGTCCGAACAAAAGCGGACAATTGTTGGCGGCTGAAAAGACAAAAAGGGACCATGCGTGTTCTATTCGGGTAAGACGGGACGAATAATCGAAGACATTAGCGATAGAGCGTTAACGAAACATCGACCATATTGGAAGCTGCGAAAATACAGGCTATATGCGGCTTTCTTTCGATCAATTGCGCATCACAATGAGCAAAAACAAACCACAGGCTTTAACCGATTGGCGTCAAGGGCGCGGCTATGTCCATAGCTTTGTCTGTGATCGCATCGCCGCAGCACAATTTTGTAACCGCGCTCTGATCGTAAAGGCGCTCAAAGAGGCAGGATTGGCCATCCTTAGACAGACGGCTGATGATATCACGATTCTCGACCCCGATACGGGAAACAGTTTTACGCTGCGCGGTACGATCTATCGCCGCAACTGGGTTTACAGCCAATCATAAACATCAATTGTTACGAGCGATGATAAGGATGTCCGGCCAGAATGGTCGCGGCGCGATAAAGCTGTTCGGCAACCAGAATACGGGCAATTTGGTGCGGCCATGTCAACTCACCAAGCGCAAGAACAATATCTGCGCGCGACCGTAAGGCCGCATCGTGCCCATCGGGCCCACCGATAGCGACAATAAGCTGGCGTTTGCCGTCGTCACGAATTTGCCCAATCCGCTTGGCAAAGCTTTCTGAATTCAGCGCCTTGCCGCGCTCGTCCAGCAGAATGAGGGCCGCACCATTGTCGAGCGCTTCATGAACGCGCTGTGCTTCCTCGGCCTTGCGCAAATCGGCTGTCTGTCCGCGGCTCTCGGGAATTTCGCTGACACCTGAAAATTCAAGCCCCAGCGGAGGTCCTGCCTTGGAAAAACGGTCGAAATAACGCTCCACCAATTGCTGCTCGGGGCCGGCCTTCATCCGACCCACGGCAAAAACACTCACGCGCATGACGCTTTACGCCCCGCTCAAATCCGACTTGATCAATGCACTGTTTCCAGTGCCCACTCGTCGTCGAATTTATCATCGAGCCAGATTTTCTCGATATTGTAGAATTCGCGCACTTCCGGTCGGAAGACATGAACGACAATATCACCGGTATCGATGAGCACCCAATCGCCACCCTCGAGCCCTTCGACCCGCATATCCTTGCAGCCGACATCGCGCAGCGCCTGCAGGATATGATCGGCGACTGCCGCAACATGACGATGCGAGCGTCCCGACGCAACGATCATATAATCGCCGAGCGAAGATTTTCCGCGAATGTCGATGGGAATGATGGATTCTGCCTTGGAGTTTTCAAGACTGGCCAAGGCCGCGTCGAAAGTCTGGGACACGAAAGCTGCTTCGTCCATCCCGACCGTGGAAGGCGCGTGGTGAGCCTTCTTCTCAATTGCTGTTCTCAGTGGATTTCCTTTCAGACAAGAACAACGCAGTACGGCAGTTATAAGCACCGCACGCATCTAAGATAGGCAGAGTCTGTGTATTGTTTCAAGTGCAGACGAATCTGCAAGCGTTCACTTTTTAAGTTTCTGCCCGCGTAAGGCCGTAGAAGACAGTTGCGAGCGTGGTCCGTGGATAAA
It encodes:
- a CDS encoding CoA-acylating methylmalonate-semialdehyde dehydrogenase; this encodes MRTIGHFIGGKHVAGKSGRATDVFQPLDGSVQATVALASKEEVRAAVENAKVAQPAWAATNPQRRVRVLRRFLELVEAEYDSLAELLAREHGKTIADAKGDIQRGLEVVEVCLGAPHMMKGEYSDNAGPGIDTYSMRQPLGVVAGITPFNFPAMIPLWKAGPAIACGNAFVLKPSERDPGVPMRLAELFLEAGLPAGIFNVVNGDKEAVDALLDDPDIQAIGFVGSTPIAQYIYGRGCSNGKRVQCFGGAKNHLLIMPDADMDQTVDALIGAGYGSAGERCMAISVAVPVGEDTANRLMEKLIPRVEALKIGTSTDNSADYGPLVTQAAVDRVRGYVDLGVKEGAKLVVDGRDFKMQGYENGFYMGGCLFDHVTPDMRIYKEEIFGPVLSVVRAKNYEEALALPNDHEYGNGVSIFTRDGDAARDFANRVQVGMVGINVPIPVPIAYYTFGGWKASGFGDLNQHGPDAFRFYTKTKTVTSRWPSGVKDGAEFVIPTMK
- a CDS encoding LysR family transcriptional regulator translates to MNWDDIRIFLAVARAGQILGAAKRLDLNHTTVARRLTALETSLSTTLLTRRTNGSSLTQAGEEFLLAAERMEAEMLAARAQVGDADIAISGTVRIGAPDGFGVRFLAPRLAQLARQYPDLTIQLVPVPRSFSLSRREADIAITVERPEQGRLIARRLVDYTLGLFAHKDYLAEYGVPETVDALSKHRLIGYVDDLVITPSLAYALEISRDWKPGFEVSSALGQTEAVRAGGGIGILHAFIARADPDLVAVLPERSIKRSYWLSYHETARTLRRVTAVAALISELVEKEKSLFS
- a CDS encoding YoaK family protein, coding for MTPNSKLTLGLALTAAAGFVDAIAFLQLGGFYASFMSGNTTQLGAAIAGQPGPQGDVLIWFPAALIVLFFGGAFFGTLTVRTYGRWGSLYVMASVVAILLFVSLLRRDGALIVQPVLLLAAAMGAQNAAVQPIGAARLGVTYVTGTLFNAAADFACSLRGETPRWRWLQHMAVWLSLMMGAVLGGFGHYFIGLDALFVPIIMIVLVMIIYMRLK
- a CDS encoding GlsB/YeaQ/YmgE family stress response membrane protein encodes the protein MEVGSLIAFLFVGLIAGWLAGKIVQGGGFGLFGNIIVGVIGAFFAGWLLPRLGFSVGGGLIQDIVNAFIGAAILLIILRIIKRA
- a CDS encoding RNA pyrophosphohydrolase, producing the protein MSKRKIPVDPESLPYRPCVGLMVLNRQGLVWAGRRIVMPEGEMDGATQLWQMPQGGIDKGEDPAAAALRELYEETGMQSVTLLEEAPDWINYDLPAHLMGLALKGKYRGQTQKWFAYRFEGDESEIAINPPPGGHTAEFDQWQWRPMAELPQLIVPFKRKLYDQVVATFQHLAG
- a CDS encoding S41 family peptidase; translated protein: MIRKLSLLFAGALMGASAIVMVQGAPASSAFAAAKDSDVYKDLALFGDIFERVRAQYVTPPDDKKLTENAINGMLTSLDPHSSYLNPEAAQDMRVQTKGEFGGLGIEVTMDNDLVKVIAPIDDTPASKAGVLAGDLITKIDGQEVRGLSLADAVEKMRGAVGEPIELTILRKEADKPITLKIERAVIKVKAVRYRVENDVGYLRVISFTEQTAEDLKKAIKDIQEKLPGERLKGYVLDLRLNPGGLLDQAVAVSDAFLDKGEVVSTRGRDPQDVTRFDARKGDLTSGKPVIVLINGGSASASEIVAGALQDHRRATVLGTQSFGKGSVQTIIPLGENGSLRLTTALYYTPSGKSIQGKGITPDIKVEQPLPPELKGEDVVRGESELKGHIKGNAEDDNGSGSSAYVPAEAKDDIQLNEALKLLRGEVANAAFPPDPKKGVLN
- a CDS encoding murein hydrolase activator EnvC, with translation MGIGFVMLPAQAQDALQTKRDEAASEFEKLSSELNLTGDKLKQLEDEVSGLKKDQDTITAALIQSAKTDKKLQQDISDIADKLAALREQENGIRASLRSRRGVLAEVLAALQRMGLNPPPAILVRPDDALASVRSAVLLGAVVPEMRQQVEELTGDLKDMQRVTASIAQEQQKLQQARLEQAEEHKRQSLLLEEKKKLHAISEQELMAQRKQSEALAAKAGSLKELISSLDEQMASVRGAADAARKAEADRLAAARERAGEAVPDNSHLRAQTDFASLQGRLVLPAAGKTARNFGQKDGAGGTMMGQVVETQPSATITSPSDGVILYAGTFRSYGQLLILDAGNGYHIVMAGMGRIDVSQGQFVLAGEPVGAMGEKLLASVAPIEVGNGAPLLYIEFRKDGKPVDPAPWWSERLSGRT
- the rlmH gene encoding 23S rRNA (pseudouridine(1915)-N(3))-methyltransferase RlmH; the encoded protein is MRVSVFAVGRMKAGPEQQLVERYFDRFSKAGPPLGLEFSGVSEIPESRGQTADLRKAEEAQRVHEALDNGAALILLDERGKALNSESFAKRIGQIRDDGKRQLIVAIGGPDGHDAALRSRADIVLALGELTWPHQIARILVAEQLYRAATILAGHPYHRS
- the rsfS gene encoding ribosome silencing factor translates to MDEAAFVSQTFDAALASLENSKAESIIPIDIRGKSSLGDYMIVASGRSHRHVAAVADHILQALRDVGCKDMRVEGLEGGDWVLIDTGDIVVHVFRPEVREFYNIEKIWLDDKFDDEWALETVH